The following DNA comes from Pseudorasbora parva isolate DD20220531a chromosome 8, ASM2467924v1, whole genome shotgun sequence.
ttcatccgatcctaacatatcttatatcaccagattcagcatgacacgaggaatccatagacaccaatattatgattttctgacaaactGTTCGGAAGTTATGGGCataaatagccttttttcatatctcatgacccctaggtggcactgttcccaactttggcatggatcctcagatcatgggtctgatgaagcgtaccaattttcgtttcgattggtcaaagtttggccgagatacagcctcagaaccaattttgggtcaacctcattaacttcgagacatcataactttttttttttccaagggtccaaaaaattctgttcagtcatttctgtgcggctcagtccaaatattctctctgccaagtttggacaaaattagacaaattttgaaggaggagtagcaaaaaaactgaatactgtactttttaaaatggccattactgtaatgggcggagtcttaatgtaagatattaaatttgatcaacatgatgagaggaatcaggtgtactaagtggcatttttctacctcaaagggttcaaaagttataaccgtttcaatgttgaatttttggactggtggtggcgctatggagttggtcttagagactccaaatttggtccaattacttttcataagcatcactacaagtgtgccaaatttcatcattttcctacttacggttcatagggctgccattgactcccatagggaggaagaataataataataactagaccataatagctgctagcagctatttaggggccaagcccctgTTGCTTTTGTCTTAGGCTATTTAGATATTTtggatgcatgttttttttttccatcatgAATTTCATTATACGGTTCACAAGGTTTAAAGCTTAATAAACACTGGATTTGACCTGTAATCGGTGCTGTTCCCAAACATGGCATGGATCCTGAAAGTATGGGTCCGCTGAAGCGGACCAAGTTTACTTTCGATTGATCAATGTTTGGctgagatacagcctcagaacccaTTCTGGCTCGACATCGGTATGGATCCTGAGAGTATGGGTTCGCTGAAGCAGACCAAGTTTCAAAGCTTTAGCCGGTTGCTTTAAACAGCATGCCACTCATACAATgggttgtttaattttataaacgCTTGAGTTTTTAAAGGCAGAACCgcagcttttgccactaaatgacacaactttataaagctgtcccccacggggctcgaacccataacctcacgATCCGGTGTCTGACGTTCATCTCACTGCGCCACAGGGAAGACACGTGTTTGTCGGTATGTCGTATGTCCATAGTTCAAATTAGAAAtcgactcaaaatgaagaatttttgatttaatgaacaacattatatatttttaaaagttggTTTAAATCATTCTCAGAAGTAATTCATGTCTGGAACGGAAGAAattttttgcaaataaccatttagaatgctaagctaactagcataaagacACGAACACAGGCAAGGTCAACTTCAGAGACGGATTTCTCCgaaacggtagcgaatatcaaaaatcggttcagtcatttctgtgcggctcggtCCGAACATCATCTGagccaaatttggacaaaattggacaaaatttgtaggaggagtagcaaaaaaactgtttttccctTGTTTCATTATGGCGGACAgttacatgtttggaaaatgacaaattataTATCGTCTGAATCTGCATAAgccagggaacaaaatgacataaattatatcaaatttggacaaagtgttcaaaaattataaacgttttagcaaaaaatcttatatctctggaacgctaggtggcgctgttctgaaacttctcaggtacgtCCGGGACATGCCGTCGGTCACGCATACCAAATTTTGTacagatatgtcaaatatttcaaaagatatcacattttatgacaaaattcaaaatggcggtcacgtggttcatccgatcctGACATATCCGGTATCCTCGGATTCGGCATGTCACGAGGAATCCATAGATACCAATAATATGATTTTCCGACAAAGCGTTCggaagttatgggcaaaaatagccttttttcatatctcacgacccctaggtggcgctgttcccaactttggcacgTACCCTCaaatcatgggtctgatgaagcataccaattttcgttttgattggtcaaagtttggccgagatacagcctcttAACCAAATTTGGGTCGACCTCGTTAAGTTTACGACAgcataacttttgaacaaagatgaataaaaaaaatctgttcagtcatttctatGCGGCTCTGTCCAAATATTATGTCTACCAAATTTTGTGAGAATTggacaaattttgaaggaggagtagcaaaaaaactgaatactgtacttttcaaaatggccattactgtaatgggcggagcaTTAATGTAAGATGCTaaatttgatcagcatgatgagaggaatcaggtgAACTAAGTTTGATTTCTCTAttccaaagggttcaaaagttataaacgtttaaatgttgaatttttggactggtggtggcgctatggagttggtcttagagactccaaatttggcaTATTGACTATTGATGAACATATCTATGActatgccaaatttcatcattttcctacttacggttcatagggctgccattgactcccatagtaataataataataataataataaagtaaactaaCGATtgcaataggggctacagccctttcagggcttggcccctaataataatataggaaactaacagatacaataggggctacagccctttcagggcttggcccctaaatatagctgctagcagcaattgcggggccaagcccattatcgctctttttggctttttaggacttttgatattattaggaaacttttgaacattgcccaattcacatgcttaaacaacatTCACATTAAACAACAGACCACTCATACattggtttgtttaattttataaaggcttgagatttcgaaggcagaactgcagcttttgccactaaatgacagcattacacacaattttataaagttgtcccccatgggactcgaacccataacctcacaatccggtgtctgacgctcatctcattgcgccacagggaagacatgcgttcattgacatgccataggtccatagttaaaattagaaattaactcaaaattaagatttttggatttaatgaacaacattatatatttttttgtgaaaaattgcttgaaatcattcttagaagtaattaatgtcttgaacggaagaacatttttgcaaataaccatttagaatgctaagctaattagcataaagacacaaacacaggcaagttcaactttagaggtggatttctccggaacggtagcgaatatcaaaaatctgttcagtcatttctgtgcggctgactccatatttaatgtgagccaattttgaacaaaattggacaaaatttgaaggaggagtagcgaaaaaactgtttttcacttgattcaatatggcgcacagtcacatgtttggaaaatgacaaatgagacatcgtcgaaatctgcaaaacccagagaacaaaatgacataaattatatagaatatagataatgttttcaaaagttataaacgttttagcaaaaaattgtatatctctggaacactaggtggcgctattctgaaacttctcatgtacattcgggacatgatgacggtcatgcataccaaattgtgtgcagatatgtcaaatattataaaagatatcacattttatgacaaaattcaaaatggcggtcacgtggttcatccgatcctaacatatcttatatcaccagattcagcatgacacgaggaatccatagacaccaatattatgattttctgacaaaccgttcggatgttatgggcaaaaatagccttttttcatatctcatgacccctaggtggcgctgttcccaactttggcatggatcctcagatcatgggtctgatgaagcatatcaatttttgttttgattggtcaatgtttggccgagatacagcctcagaaccaattttgggtcaacCTCGTTAACTTCaagacatcataactttttttttttccaagggtccaaaaaattctgttcagtcatttctgtgtggctcagtccaaatattctctctgccaagtttggacaaaattagacaaattttgaaggaggagtagcgaaaaaacggaatactgtactttttaagatggccattactgtaatgggcggagtcttaatgtaagatattaaaTTGGATCAGCCtgatgagaggaatcaggtgtactaagtggcatttttctacctcaaagggttcaaaagttataacagtttcaatgttgaatttttggactggtggtggcgctatggagtcggtcttagagactccaaatttggtccatttactattgatgactatctctacaagtgtgcaaaatttcatcattttcctacttacggttcatagggctgccattgactcccataggggaggaagaataataataataatataggaaactaacagatacaataggggctacagccctttcagggcttggcccctaataatataggaaactaacagatacaataggggctacagccctttcagggcttggcccctaataaagtatactaacaattccaataggggctacagccccttcgggggcttggcccctaataatatagctgctagcagcaattgcggggccaagcccattatggctcttcttggctttttttggactttggatattattaggaaacttttttacattgcctaattcacatgcttaaacaacataacttaactttacttactacacattgaatttgaccaatcaatcttcaaagctatagcctgttgctttaaacagcagaccactcatactttggtttgtttaattttataaaggcttgagatttcgaaggcagaactgcagcttttgccactaaatgacaacattacacacaattttataaagctgtcccccatgggactcgaacccataacctcacaatccggtgtctgacactcatctcattgcgccacagggaagacatgtgttcattgacatgccataggtccatagttaaaattagaaattaactcaaaatgaagatttttggatttaatgaacaacattatatattttttgtgaaaaattggattaaatcattcttagaagtaattaatgtcttgaacggaaaaacatttttgcaaataaccatttagaatgctaagctaattagcataaagacacaaacacaggcaagttcaacttcagaggtggatttctccggaacggtagcgaatatcaaaaatctgttcagtcatttctttgCGGCTCACTCTATATTTATTATGagccaattttgaacaaaattggacaaaatttgaaggaggagtagcgaaaaaactgtttttcacttgattcaatatggcgcacagtcacatgtttggaaaatgacaaatgagacatcgtcgaaatctgcaaaacccagagaacaaaatgacatacattatatagaatatagataatgttttcaaaagttataaacgttttagcaaaaaatcatatatctctggaacactaggtggcgctattctgaaacttctcatgtacattcgggacatgacgacggtcatgcataccaaattgtgtgcagatatgtcaaatattataaaagatatcacattttatgacaaaattcaaaatggcggtcacgtggttcatccgatcctaacatatcttatatcaccagattcagcatgaaacgaggaatccatagacaccaatattatgattttctgacaaaccgttcggatgttatgggcaaaaatagccttttttcatatctcatgacccctaggtggcgctgttcccaactttggcatggatcctcagatcatgggtctgatgaagcataccaattttcgttttgattggtcaaagtttggccgagatacagcctcagaaccaattttgggtcaacctcgttaacttcgagacatcataactttttttttttccaagggtccaaaaaattctgttcagtcatttctgtgcggctcagttcaaatattctctctgccaagtttggacaaaattagacaaattttgaaggaggagtagcgaaaaaactgaatactgtactttttaaaatggccattactgtaatgggcggagtcttaatgtaagatattaaatttgatcagcatgatgagaggaatcaggtgtactaagtggcatttttctacctcaaagggttcaaaagttataacagtttcaatgtttaatttttggactggtggtggcgctatggagttggtcttagagactccaaatttggtccatttactattgatgactatctctacaagtgtgccaaatttcatcattttcctacttacggttcatagggctgccattgactcccatagggaggaagaataataataataactagcagcaattgcggggccaagcccattatggctctttttggctttttaggacttttgatattattaggaaacttttgaacattgcccaattcacatgcttaaacaacataacttaacttaacttgctacacattgaatttgaccaatcaatcttcaaagctttagcctgttgctttaaacagcagaccactcatacattggtttgtttaattttataaagacttgagatttcgaaggcagaactgcagcttttgccactaaatgacaGCATTACATACAATTTTATAAAGCTGTCccccatgggactcgaacccataacctcacaatccggtgtctgacgctcatctcattgcgccacagggaagacatgcgttcattgacatgccataggtccatagttaaaattagaaattaactcaaaattaagatttttggatttaatgaacaacattatataattttttgtgaaaaattgcttaaaatcattcttagaagtaattaatgtcttgaacggaagaacatttttgcaaataaccatttagaatgctaagctaattagcataaagacacaaacacaggcaagttcaacttcagaggtggatttctccggaacggtagcgaatatcaaaaatctgttcagtcatttctgtgcggctcactccatatttaatgtgagccaattttgaacaaaattggacaaaatttgaaggaggagtagcgaaaaaactgtttttcacttgattcaatatggcgcacagtcacatgtttggaaaatgacaaatgagacatcgtcgaaatctgcaaaacccagagaacaaaatgacatacattatatagaatatagataatgttttcaaaagttataaacgttttagcaaaaaatcgtatatctccgtaacactaggtggcgctattctgaaacttttcatgtacattcgggacatgatgacggtcatgcataccaaattgtgtgcagatatgtcaaatattataaaagatatcacattttatgacaaaattcaaaatggcggtcacgtggttcatccgatcctaacatatcttatatcaccagattcagcatgacacgaggaatccatagacaccaatATTATGATTTTATGACAAACCGTTCGGatgttatgggcaaaaatagccttttttcatatctcatgacccctaggtggcgctgttcccaactttggcacggatcctcagatcatgggtctgatgaagcataccaattttcgtttcgattggtcaaagtttggccgagatacagcctcagaaccaattttgggtcaacctcattaacttcgagacatcataactttttttttttccaagggtccaaaaaattctgttcagtcatttctgtgcggctcagtccaaatattctctctgccaagtttggacaaaattagacaaattttgaaggaggagtagcgaaaaaactgaatactgtactttttaaaatggccattactgtaatgggcggagtcttaatgtaagatattaaatttgatcagcatgatgagaggaatcaggtgtactaagtggcatttttctacctcaaagggttcaaaagttataacagtttcaatgtttaatttttggactggtggtggcgctatggagttggtcttagagactccaaatttggtccatttactattgatgactatctctacaagtgtgccaaatttcatcattttcctacttacggttcatagggctgccattgactcccataggggaggaagaataataataataatataggaaactaacagatacaataggggctacagccctttcagggcttggcccctaataatataggaaactaacagatacaataggggctacagccctttcagggcttggcccctaataataataatataggaaactaacagatacaataggggctacagccctttcagggcttggcccctaattagTTAAAACACTGGGAAAATGTACATTAGATGTCAAAGTTAGCATTTTTCTGGAATTTCACAGTTCTGATCAAAATGTCATAATACTGTTAAATTctacagttttttttctgtaaaaatacatttatttttaacagtgtagGCTATTATGTTGTACCTGGTTCTAGCCACTCCTTGTTTCTCGCCTCTCCTTCCAACGGTGGATGTGAGCACTTGTTAAATGCAGGAGTGCTGTGTTCATGTATGTCCTGTACATGATTTATCATACTCTGCCATTTTGCCTGCATCTCATCTGGATCTCCTGTAGGGGTGGATGCTGCAGTCCAGTAGAGATGGTTGATGATGGCTGGACTCCACAGCTTCAGATCCTCACAGTCCCTCTCTTTTGCAGCAGCATCCAGTGCTTTCTGTACACCTGTTCCAGAGCAGACAAACAGAGCAGAGCAAATTAATTATTAGGAAAGTGAATTTAACTACAAAAAAGTCTGTTATATAGAACTACCAACATCACAATACATACTTTTCCCAATATGCCAGACATCAAAGAAATGCCTTGTTCCTTTTGAACACATTTTCTCACGTACCCACTTGGCCACCTAAAACACAAATTGATTTTATAGAATTTAGAATTTATTTTGAGTGATACTGTGCCTGTCAATGCTGTTCAGCTTTAGATCTCTCCTAGCATCATTACCTGCCGATTTCTGTCTGTTATCAGAGCAGACACTTGCATGTCTTGGTCCATCAGGAACTGCATACTCCGCTTTAGACCCTCTAGCTCACACCAAGAGCTGCTTGGGACTTCTGAGCTCTGTAAAACCAACTGATTATTACTGAACAGTAACAGTAATATCAGTAACAAAATCAGACACAAGATTTATGTGTGACATCAACTTACTTGGACAAGCTGAACATCCAAAACTTTGTTAATTCGATCCTCAATCAAGGAGTAGCTACCATATTTGGCACAGTGTCCAGGAGAATCTGATCTAAGAACATCAAAAACAGTTACATTTATAGGttaatgtaaaaacacattGACCTGTTCTACATCATTGACGTGAGCTGGACCATTCTACCTGCAGTCACCAGACAAGATCAATCCACCCCCAGTCTCCTTCAACTCTCTGATGATCCCCCTCTGCTCATCCCTCAGGCCTGCACGATGGTAGGGATAGTGTAATAGCGCTGATGGCGGAAAAAAGTGCCAGGACTTATGCACTGCAGTCCAAACAGCTTCAGCATCCTGATTGTCTGAGTAGCCATGCAACCTGAGAAGTGGATGGCACCACTGAGTAAAAGGTTGCAGGCAGGCATGTTTCGATGCACCTTTTCTTGGTTTTGCCAGTAACGCTCATAACCACAAGTTCCGCAGGCCTGAAAGATGATACAAGATTCAATACTCAAGCAGCTTTAAGATGAGCCAGTAAAAAATCTGTATAGTTAAGACACATATAATTAATATACATACTGCACATTCACAGACTATAATTCAGCTCCTCATAGACAGTTGACAAATAAGACATTACCTGCTTGACTTTTATGAAAGTTCCTTCTGGGTGCATTATTTGTCCCTGGGTTTTCCCACAGCATGCAGGGCAAACCGTGAACAAGGACATCAACTGCCTCTGGCAAACGATGAACTTGTCAACAGCACTGAAAACAAGAAAAGGAAAACACACATTAATTCTgagtatgacattttttgatacACAATCAGAAACAGTTTCCATTAATAAAGTTTTTACTTTGGGTCACTTAGAGATTCCAGCTCTTCTGGTTCCTCCTCAGAGGTCTCGCTCAACATCTCTTCCCCTGGACTCCATGACATCTCCCCAGAATGGTTGATATCAGAAAATATCATCATCACTTTGTTCAGGACTGGCCAGTGGAGTTGATCTGCGATGCTCAAACCTTTCAGTTTGAGTCCCCACATCCACCATCTGAGGCTTTACCTGAACACCTTAGATGAAAGAGATTCATCTTAATAATTGTTCACAATTGTTCATTCATTGGTAACACAACATGCACTATCTAATGCAACccagtaaaaaatatatattttttaacattatggagttcttcatttttaatgtttactGTCTGAACAGTGGAAATTACAAAATAGTAACCATGGAGATCATGAACATTTTTGACATAATCCTTATTTGTGATTGTATATGGCATGTATGGTGAATGCTAGATATAAGCTAAATACCCAATGAACGATGTAAACATCTTATGTTGCACTGTGAACCACGATGGACCACTTCTGGCTCAGGGTCCATTGTAAAGATGTCTCCAACTCCATCATCTTCAGGATCTGAAGCGGCAGTTGCACCGCCCCCGTCTTTGCTGGCAGCACTCTCTCCCAAAATCTGAAAACAGACCGAAATCACAACTttgaacttaaaaaaaaaaatgtagtccTTTCATGAAAATCCCCCATTTATGCATTATTTAAAAGACTGCTAATCTTTTCAAAATCTTTTCAAAGCATTCCCTCGCATGTGCCGTGTTGATACCAGCTTCGATTAGTTAAAGAAATCAAAGAATTACTTGGATGCGTTTTGGAGACGGTGAAAAGTGCGCGCGCGCTCTGCTCATTCTTTCAGTTAAAGGCCATCTTTCAAGTTAATTTTATAACTTAATTTATACCgaatattgtatgaaaatgtaaatttaaaaaagacATACATAAGATTACATGTTTTACAACACCCACGGgcagaaattaagaaaaaaagtgcCTGTTCTAAGCTACGCTCCAAAAACCCGCCCTGTCACAATGGCAGCAGTTCatctacattactcaccgatcAAATAAGACTTTGGCGGGCACTAAGACTTTTAGTGCCCGCCAAAAAATCTATTTGGCGGGCACTAAAACAAGTTAAATGCAGGAAAATTCATGCGTGAATTTAACCGAGTAGTAATATGCGAATGCGACCacgtaacatttaaattaaaaaaaaataataattttctggAACCCTGTCTAAATAGCTCAATAAAATAAGTGTCAGGAGGCTCATGTGCAGCCTCACTGGGTGTAACAAGAGTAAGCTTACGGCAGCTAGGCAAGCTTTCGTGCCATGCCAAGACTAATCCATTATAACGTcaagaaaaatacatttgcagaaATTACATGCAGAGCTACATTTGGATGCAACAATTTGTATATGGTATTATAAGACTTACTGCGCAAAGCTCCCTTTTTCGACGCGCAGATTCTCTCCTAGTACTAACATTAACGTTAGACTCTTCACTCCTGCCAGATTTTGCAGGTGGACTTGCATGCACCGATGGCACAGCTCCATTTGCCAGCCTAACCCGCTCTTTTCGTCGAAATCCCATGCGAAATTCCATTAGATCTCCTTGGTTGTAGCTGTCCGGTGTGAAGTGTTTTTCACATACCACCGTGTGTCTTGTCAACGAGGAGGCAGCGAAATTGCTTCTCTTTGCCTGGACGAAACGTATCCAAGCACGGAAATCTTTGTGTTTCTTGCTTGGAAATCGGTGGACCCGATGGCCAGACAAGTTGGAGTTGTTGcatccaaaacaaacacaacaattCACCATTGTGAAAAATTAAACCTACTTCGATAACGACAATCTCTGTTTCCACCTCTCAGACTACGTAAACCCACACTGAGAGCCAGGGCTGCAGCAGCGCCTGTTTGCCTGTTCTTACGTCATATGACGCGTTCTCTGGGAAAAGGCGGGTTTTTGGAGCGTAGCTTAGAACAGgcactttttttcttaatttctgcCCGTGGGTGTTGTAAAACATATGTAATCTTATGTATgtcttttttaaatttacattttcatacaatattcGGTATAAATTAAGTTATAAAATTAACTTGAAAGATGGCCTTTAAGAGTGCAAGTTTCTGGAGGACGTATAAACCTGATGCAGTGAGTTTAGGTGTAGGGGTGCAGAACCAGTTGTTGTTCTGTAAGCAAACATTGATGCCAGTGGCTGGAACATGAGCTTGGATGAGTTGTGTAGCATGTTCTGATAGGAATGGCCGGACAGCCCAATGCTGTATTAGGCAAATCTGCAAGATCGGGcagttctaccagaaagactcgggaaaTAGAATGATGATTGAAGCATACATTTATTGACAGCCCAGCAAGCATAATAAAGTTTTGGCTATGGAGGGGCATCCATAGTTTATAATCCGAGCGTAGCGGTGGTTGTAGATCCATCGGATGGGGCCAGCCTTCCCCCCAAAATGTTAGATGAAAAGAATACACACCGGACTTGAATCTTGAAAGATAgaaaaatgagagagagagaatgagagagagagagagagagagagagagagagagagagagagagagagaattttgAATTTTAAATACTCTTTATTACAATTTTTCCACAGACACATTTACAAAATCAACTtagagacaaaaaaaataaaaaataaaaaaataaataaaaaataattaaataaataaataaattacaacaAATTTGTGAAAAGCAAATCATCTTCACACACCAAGCACAATGCTCCTTTGCTACACCATTTTAGTTCAAAAGACAAAATATCATCCATAgatttataaaaattaaaatcaatCAACACTCTAGACTTTACCAGAGTTGAAAACAAAACAGTAACATC
Coding sequences within:
- the LOC137084494 gene encoding uncharacterized protein → MSWSPGEEMLSETSEEEPEELESLSDPNAVDKFIVCQRQLMSLFTVCPACSLLAKPRKGASKHACLQPFTQWCHPLLRLHGYSDNQDAEAVWTAVHKSWHFFPPSALLHYPYHRAGLRDEQRGIIRELKETGGGLILSGDCRSDSPGHCAKYGSYSLIEDRINKVLDVQLVQSSEVPSSSWCELEGLKRSMQFLMDQDMQVSALITDRNRQVAKWVREKMCSKGTRHFFDVWHIGKSVQKALDAAAKERDCEDLKLWSPAIINHLYWTAASTPTGDPDEMQAKWQSMINHVQDIHEHSTPAFNKCSHPPLEGEARNKEWLEPGTT